Proteins found in one Plasmodium chabaudi chabaudi strain AS genome assembly, chromosome: 5 genomic segment:
- a CDS encoding translation initiation factor IF-3, putative: MPFIEKGNFLKLIFYYNINPKYILLPFLKKDKIYTLIREYNTNDGKLKKKINDYSFVKKNCYDERKTERKNTNAEEKENISKSNRYGEITTNKVTIEDMPSSISSNIFIDKEGKSPYLGTNFNIGNYKKKIPYYNIDPSVKTKKIQIYHNCETHDMDRKINQIKNYLLNSTPVDILLICNADIRTKENIDKQNDDHDNNNSSFKDGNKTQSNSEISDKYTNFTEFQKINQTKYSLQTYAKIHLLLNHLRNIAYIDEIFRHIKNQNHIILIKAYPK, encoded by the coding sequence ATGCCCTTTATCGAAAAAGGAAACTTCCTAAAgctaatattttattataatataaatccaaaatatattttattaccatttttaaaaaaagataaaatatatactttaaTTAGGGAATACAATACTAATGATGGCaagctaaaaaaaaaaattaatgattattcgtttgttaaaaaaaattgttatgaCGAACGAAAGACAGAGCGGAAAAACACAAACGcagaagaaaaagaaaatatctCAAAATCAAACAGATATGGAGAAATTACTACTAATAAAGTTACTATAGAAGATATGCCCAGTAGCATAtcatcaaatatatttattgataAAGAGGGGAAATCGCCATATTTGGGAACTAATTTCAATATAgggaattataaaaaaaaaattcctTATTATAACATAGATCCATCAGTTAAAACAAAGAAAATccaaatatatcataattgTGAAACACATGATATGGATCGTAAAATtaatcaaattaaaaattatcttCTAAATAGTACCCCTGTAGATATCCTTTTAATATGCAACGCTGACATTCGTACAAAGgaaaatattgataaacaaaatgacgatcatgataataataattcaagTTTTAAAGATGGGAATAAAACACAATCAAATTCAGAAATAAgtgataaatatacaaatttcaCAGagtttcaaaaaattaatcaaacaaaatattctttACAAACTTATGCAAAAatccatttattattaaaccatttaagaaatattgcatatattgatgaaatatttaggcatattaaaaatcaaaatcatatcattttaataaaagcttatccaaaataa
- a CDS encoding ADP-ribosylation factor, putative, whose translation MGLVFSSIFSRLFSNKEIRILILGLDNAGKTTILNRLQLGDIVQTIPTIGFNVETVNYKNLKLQVWDLGGQSSIRPYWRCYYKNTNAIIYVIDSSDDERIINTKYEINTILKEPDLEGVLLVILANKQDVNSCLPISQISKDLNLTTIRDRQWAIFGTSATKNEGITEALDWLVSNLK comes from the coding sequence atgggatTAGTATTCTCCTCAATATTTTCTCGTTTATTTTcgaataaagaaataagaatattaatattaggTTTAGATAATGCTGGTAAGACAACCATATTGAATAGATTACAATTAGGCGATATAGTTCAGACAATACCAACAATAGGATTTAATGTAGAAACAgtgaattataaaaatttaaaattacaaGTGTGGGATTTGGGAGGCCAATCCTCTATTAGGCCATACTGGAGATgctattataaaaatacgaatgctattatttatgttattgATAGTTCAGATGATGAAAGGATaattaatacaaaatacGAGATAAATACGATTTTAAAGGAACCAGATTTAGAAGGTGTTTTGTTAGTTATATTAGCAAACAAGCAGGATGTAAATAGTTGCCTTCCCATATCACAAATATCAAaagatttaaatttaacaaCAATAAGAGATAGACAATGGGCAATTTTTGGTACTAGTGCTACGAAAAATGAAGGAATTACAGAAGCTTTGGATTGGCTTGTTAgcaatttaaaataa